A genomic window from Desulfovibrio porci includes:
- the mutL gene encoding DNA mismatch repair endonuclease MutL, with translation MSENMRHIRLLPPELRNQIAAGEVVERPASVLKELVENSLDADAVRVDVRLDNGGQSLIRVQDDGCGIAAEELELSVTRHATSKITSMDDLERIRSYGFRGEALPSIASVSRFRIVSACGGAAHCVEVEHGRLLSSSPAALHKGTIVEVRELFSNIPARLKFLKTPATEFKRAQDWLARLALARADVGFSLHSGEREVLRFLPDQTLRDRLALLWPRLIVEALRPFEGERHGIRAHGLAALPTVSQPRGDRILLFVNSRPVTDKRLLAAVREAYKGRLTSRDYPQVVLFVDMDPREVDVNVHPAKSEVRFRDESAVFSACLHAVQGALTTSFTAALQGSDADSASREDGPLFPAPEAAGERSAPEPPAPRPQGFWGRLDNPPLLARPETSDGTDSPAEGWRVSAPAGQGAAPRVFVSAEEEAAPYGPRAAQALPPEDTAVPMPDADWPAPEPEAAIMPDAVPETASEPRERDPLRIGPFAYLGQAADTYLILRDDEGALLLLDQHAAHERVLYARLRRGGFAGTGQCLALPLELNLHPAERERFQELRDRLESLGFALECAGDALLVRAMPPVLSRAEARDFLREALAGRKDDLAGMFISMSCKGAIKAGQRLTDDEAAGLLRQWLATPEREYCPHGRPCVLRWDAAALEKLFKRRQ, from the coding sequence ATGTCTGAAAATATGCGTCATATCCGTTTATTACCGCCTGAGTTGCGCAATCAGATCGCGGCCGGCGAAGTGGTGGAGCGCCCGGCCAGCGTGCTCAAGGAACTGGTGGAAAACAGCCTGGACGCCGATGCCGTCCGCGTGGACGTGCGCCTGGACAACGGCGGCCAGAGCCTGATCCGCGTGCAGGACGACGGCTGCGGCATTGCCGCCGAAGAACTGGAACTTTCCGTCACGCGCCACGCCACTAGCAAGATCACCAGCATGGACGATCTGGAGCGTATCCGTTCTTACGGCTTCCGGGGCGAGGCCTTGCCGAGCATAGCCTCGGTTTCCCGCTTCCGCATTGTTTCAGCCTGCGGCGGCGCGGCTCATTGTGTGGAAGTGGAGCACGGCCGTTTGCTGTCGTCAAGCCCGGCGGCGCTGCACAAGGGCACCATTGTGGAGGTGCGCGAGCTTTTTTCCAATATACCAGCCCGTCTTAAATTTTTAAAGACCCCGGCCACGGAATTCAAGCGCGCCCAGGACTGGCTGGCGCGCCTGGCCCTGGCCCGCGCGGATGTGGGTTTCAGCCTGCATTCCGGCGAGCGGGAGGTGCTGCGCTTTCTGCCGGATCAGACCCTGCGCGACCGTCTGGCCCTGCTCTGGCCCCGCCTGATCGTGGAGGCCTTGCGCCCCTTCGAGGGGGAGCGCCACGGCATCCGCGCGCACGGCCTGGCGGCGCTGCCCACGGTGAGCCAGCCGCGCGGGGACCGCATTCTGTTGTTCGTCAACAGCCGTCCGGTGACGGACAAACGCCTGCTGGCCGCGGTGCGCGAAGCCTACAAGGGCCGTCTGACCAGCCGCGACTATCCGCAGGTGGTCCTTTTTGTGGACATGGATCCGCGTGAAGTGGACGTCAACGTACACCCGGCCAAGTCCGAAGTGCGCTTCCGGGATGAATCGGCGGTCTTTTCCGCCTGCCTGCACGCCGTGCAAGGCGCGCTGACCACCTCTTTCACGGCGGCTCTGCAAGGCTCTGATGCTGATTCCGCCAGCCGTGAGGACGGACCGCTGTTTCCCGCGCCGGAGGCCGCCGGAGAGCGCTCCGCCCCGGAACCGCCCGCGCCCCGGCCACAGGGCTTCTGGGGCCGCCTGGACAATCCGCCGCTGTTGGCCCGTCCGGAAACTTCGGACGGCACGGACTCCCCGGCCGAGGGCTGGCGGGTGAGCGCGCCCGCCGGTCAGGGCGCGGCCCCGCGCGTCTTCGTCTCCGCCGAGGAAGAGGCTGCGCCTTATGGGCCGCGCGCGGCGCAAGCGCTCCCGCCTGAGGATACGGCCGTTCCCATGCCGGACGCGGACTGGCCCGCGCCTGAACCGGAAGCGGCGATCATGCCCGACGCCGTCCCTGAAACCGCGTCGGAGCCGCGGGAGCGCGACCCCTTGCGGATCGGCCCCTTCGCTTATCTGGGGCAGGCGGCCGACACCTATCTGATTCTGCGCGACGACGAGGGCGCATTGCTTCTGCTGGACCAGCACGCCGCGCATGAGCGGGTGCTGTATGCGCGCTTGCGCCGGGGCGGATTCGCCGGCACGGGTCAGTGTCTGGCCCTGCCTCTGGAACTCAATCTGCATCCGGCGGAGCGGGAGCGCTTTCAGGAATTGCGCGACCGTCTGGAAAGCCTGGGTTTCGCCCTGGAATGCGCGGGCGACGCGCTACTGGTGCGGGCCATGCCGCCCGTGCTTTCGCGCGCCGAGGCCCGCGATTTTCTGCGCGAGGCTCTGGCCGGGCGCAAGGACGACCTGGCGGGCATGTTCATTTCCATGTCCTGCAAGGGGGCCATCAAGGCCGGGCAACGCCTCACGGACGACGAGGCCGCCGGGCTGCTGCGCCAGTGGCTGGCCACCCCGGAACGCGAATATTGCCCGCACGGCCGCCCCTGCGTGCTGCGCTGGGACGCGGCGGCCCTGGAAAAACTCTTCAAGCGCCGGCAGTGA
- the aspA gene encoding aspartate ammonia-lyase, with the protein MSRLEHDFLGEMSIADDVYYGIQTRRAMENFTISGITLAEFPAMITALALVKKAAAAANMELGCLPHDVGEAICAACDELADGKLHDQFPVDCIQGGAGTSTNMNANEVIANRALELLGHAKGEYAYCHPNNHVNCSQSTNDVYPTALRLALYDKLGGLLADMAHLRRGFEIKAEEFAEVLKMGRTQLQDAVPMTLGQEFGAYATTLGEDMLRLREARKLLLEINLGATAIGTGINAPEGYAALATEKLARFSGLPVVLSANLIEATWDTGGYVQISGVLKRIAVKLSKVCNDLRLLSSGPRAGLNEINLPRLQPGSSIMPGKVNPVIPEVVNQVAFDIIGKDVTITLAAEAGQLELNVMEPIIAFNLFTGIRRLGNAFRALQDRCVAGITANSEHCRELVEGSIGIITALNPYIGYENSASVAKEALESGGSVVDIVLARKLLSREQLDALLQPEKMARPSSAAPQKP; encoded by the coding sequence ATGAGCCGTCTGGAACACGACTTTCTCGGTGAGATGTCCATCGCGGACGATGTCTATTACGGCATCCAGACCCGCCGGGCCATGGAGAATTTTACCATTTCCGGGATCACGCTGGCGGAATTTCCGGCCATGATCACGGCCCTTGCCCTGGTCAAGAAGGCGGCGGCCGCGGCCAATATGGAGCTCGGCTGCCTGCCCCACGACGTGGGCGAGGCCATCTGCGCGGCCTGCGACGAGCTGGCGGACGGAAAGCTGCACGACCAGTTCCCGGTGGACTGCATTCAGGGAGGCGCGGGCACCTCCACCAACATGAACGCCAACGAGGTCATCGCCAACCGCGCCCTGGAGCTGCTGGGCCATGCCAAGGGCGAGTATGCCTACTGCCACCCCAATAATCATGTGAACTGTTCCCAGTCCACCAATGACGTCTACCCCACCGCCCTGCGCCTGGCCCTGTACGACAAGCTGGGCGGCCTGCTGGCTGACATGGCGCATTTGCGGCGGGGTTTTGAGATCAAGGCCGAAGAGTTCGCCGAGGTGCTCAAAATGGGGCGGACCCAGTTGCAGGACGCCGTGCCCATGACCCTGGGACAGGAGTTCGGGGCCTATGCCACGACTCTCGGCGAGGACATGCTGCGCCTGCGGGAGGCGCGGAAACTGCTGCTGGAGATCAATCTGGGGGCCACGGCCATCGGCACGGGCATCAACGCGCCCGAGGGCTATGCCGCGCTGGCCACGGAGAAACTGGCCCGCTTCAGCGGCCTTCCGGTGGTGCTTTCCGCCAATCTCATCGAAGCCACCTGGGATACCGGCGGCTATGTGCAGATTTCCGGCGTGCTCAAACGCATCGCGGTCAAGCTTTCCAAAGTCTGCAACGACCTGCGCCTGCTGTCCTCCGGGCCGCGCGCGGGCCTCAATGAAATCAACCTGCCGCGCCTTCAGCCGGGTTCGTCCATTATGCCGGGCAAGGTCAACCCGGTCATCCCCGAAGTGGTCAATCAGGTGGCGTTCGACATCATCGGCAAGGACGTGACCATTACCCTGGCCGCCGAAGCCGGTCAGCTTGAGCTCAATGTCATGGAGCCGATCATCGCCTTCAACCTGTTTACCGGCATCCGCCGCCTGGGCAACGCCTTTCGCGCGCTCCAGGATCGCTGCGTGGCCGGGATCACGGCCAACAGCGAGCATTGCCGGGAACTGGTGGAAGGGAGCATCGGCATCATCACCGCGCTCAATCCCTATATCGGCTATGAGAATTCGGCGTCCGTGGCCAAAGAGGCACTGGAGAGCGGCGGCTCGGTGGTGGATATCGTGCTGGCCCGGAAGCTGTTGAGCCGGGAACAGCTCGACGCCCTGCTTCAGCCGGAGAAAATGGCCCGTCCGTCTTCAGCCGCGCCCCAAAAGCCGTAA
- the serS gene encoding serine--tRNA ligase, giving the protein MIDLKLVQKQPEVLAKALADRHSELDVNEFLSLDARRRALLAEVEALKSRRNTASGQVAALKREGQDAGPLLAELGGLSDRIKELDGQTAQAKADVEAWLMRVPNIPDASVPVGRDETENVEVARWGTPRAFDFPAREHGDLGTALGGLDFERAARLTGSRFVVSLGWAARLERALVNFFLDRHTRHEDYIEVSPPYMVNRATMTGTGQLPKFEEDLFKLRDWEYYLIPTAEVPLTNLHAGEVLDEADLPRAYCAATPCFRSEAGSAGKDTRGIIRMHQFTKVEMVRFAHPDDSFNQLELMCGHARQLLELLELPYRVITLCTGDMGFGSAKTYDVEVWLPAQNTYREISSCSNCIDFQARRADIRFKPKGGKTAFVHTLNGSGLPTGRTIAAILENGQQKDGSVVLPKALAPYMDGTEVIEPR; this is encoded by the coding sequence ATGATTGATCTCAAACTGGTGCAGAAGCAGCCGGAAGTGCTGGCCAAGGCCCTGGCCGACCGGCATTCGGAACTGGACGTCAATGAATTTCTGAGCCTGGACGCCCGCCGCCGGGCCCTGCTCGCGGAAGTGGAGGCCCTCAAGAGCCGGCGCAACACCGCCTCCGGCCAAGTCGCGGCCCTGAAGCGCGAAGGCCAGGACGCCGGTCCGCTGCTGGCCGAACTGGGCGGCCTGTCGGACCGCATCAAGGAGCTGGACGGCCAGACCGCCCAGGCCAAAGCCGATGTGGAAGCCTGGCTCATGCGCGTGCCCAACATCCCGGACGCCTCCGTGCCCGTGGGCCGGGACGAAACGGAAAACGTGGAAGTGGCCCGCTGGGGAACGCCGCGCGCCTTTGACTTTCCGGCGCGGGAACACGGCGATCTGGGCACGGCCCTGGGGGGGCTGGATTTCGAGCGCGCCGCGCGTCTCACGGGCAGCCGTTTTGTGGTTTCCCTGGGCTGGGCCGCGCGCCTGGAACGGGCTCTGGTCAACTTTTTCCTCGACCGGCACACCCGGCACGAGGACTACATCGAAGTCAGCCCGCCCTATATGGTTAACCGGGCCACCATGACCGGCACGGGCCAGTTGCCCAAGTTCGAGGAAGACCTCTTCAAGCTGCGCGACTGGGAATATTATTTGATCCCCACCGCCGAGGTGCCGCTGACCAATCTGCACGCGGGCGAGGTGCTGGACGAGGCCGACCTGCCGCGCGCCTACTGCGCGGCCACACCCTGCTTCCGCTCCGAAGCGGGCAGCGCGGGCAAGGACACGCGCGGCATCATCCGCATGCATCAGTTCACCAAGGTGGAGATGGTCCGTTTTGCCCATCCGGACGACAGCTTCAACCAGCTGGAGCTGATGTGCGGCCATGCCCGGCAGCTGCTGGAGCTGCTGGAACTGCCCTACCGGGTCATCACGCTCTGCACCGGCGATATGGGCTTCGGCTCGGCCAAGACCTACGATGTGGAAGTCTGGCTGCCTGCGCAGAACACGTACCGCGAGATTTCCTCCTGCTCCAACTGTATTGATTTCCAGGCCCGGCGCGCGGACATCCGCTTCAAGCCCAAGGGCGGCAAGACGGCGTTCGTCCACACCCTCAACGGCTCGGGCCTGCCCACGGGCCGCACCATCGCCGCCATTCTGGAGAACGGGCAGCAAAAGGACGGCAGTGTGGTTCTGCCGAAAGCGCTGGCGCCCTATATGGATGGGACGGAGGTTATTGAGCCGCGTTAG
- a CDS encoding tetratricopeptide repeat protein: MTASRFGLAALALALCFWTPPCAWAGPVPGLSAGPADAADFTPELELATVTEVEMRRVTPPVPRDAAWAHARATAWLNALRRAAAAFPRRREIRMGVSPAERLALAAQLYRAAAPPLADAPQAGKTGAGSPLHVTLSLTPRPQAGEELIRALRNPELLALRHALISETGDVLKIMDRHWPGGLEKDDVPSPGPSSAAEAKTAGAAEPATERDFWRAEDWERMGARLDGLWRAQVALDLSPEGWLTDADALATLERAAARAPRSATVRLLLAEAQLQRNLPQQSLESCTEALRLSPGLGRARYIRALAHWRLQQLALAEDDLNAALNVRSGPAPQGAELARRLRARGAVRMLRRDYPGMCADFADACGLGDCEGLAVARAQNYCRTGATATPARPAPATLPPSFLAAPAGESPATSKDAGTRGTDTSEESAP; encoded by the coding sequence ATGACGGCCTCGCGTTTCGGGCTTGCGGCCCTTGCGCTGGCCCTGTGCTTCTGGACGCCGCCCTGCGCGTGGGCCGGGCCTGTTCCCGGCCTTTCCGCCGGACCGGCGGACGCCGCCGATTTCACGCCGGAGCTGGAGCTGGCCACGGTCACTGAAGTGGAGATGCGCCGCGTGACCCCGCCGGTGCCCCGCGACGCCGCCTGGGCGCACGCCCGGGCCACGGCCTGGCTTAACGCCCTGCGCCGCGCCGCGGCCGCCTTTCCCCGGCGGCGGGAGATCCGCATGGGCGTATCTCCGGCGGAACGTCTGGCCCTGGCCGCGCAACTCTACCGCGCCGCCGCGCCGCCGCTTGCCGACGCCCCGCAGGCCGGAAAGACCGGCGCGGGCTCTCCGCTGCATGTGACCCTCAGCCTGACTCCCCGGCCCCAGGCCGGAGAAGAGCTGATCCGGGCCCTGCGCAATCCCGAATTGCTGGCTCTGCGCCACGCGCTTATCAGCGAGACCGGAGACGTTCTGAAAATCATGGACCGCCACTGGCCCGGCGGTCTTGAAAAGGACGATGTGCCAAGCCCCGGGCCTTCTTCCGCCGCCGAGGCGAAAACGGCGGGGGCTGCGGAGCCCGCCACGGAACGGGATTTCTGGCGCGCCGAAGACTGGGAGCGTATGGGCGCGCGTCTGGACGGACTCTGGCGGGCACAGGTCGCCCTTGATCTCAGTCCCGAGGGCTGGCTGACCGACGCCGACGCCCTGGCCACGCTGGAGCGGGCGGCCGCGCGGGCTCCGCGCAGCGCCACGGTCCGATTGCTCCTGGCCGAGGCCCAGTTGCAGCGCAACCTGCCCCAGCAAAGCCTGGAATCCTGCACGGAAGCCCTGCGCCTTTCTCCCGGTCTGGGCAGAGCCCGCTACATCCGCGCTCTGGCCCATTGGCGGCTGCAACAGCTGGCTCTGGCCGAGGACGATCTTAACGCGGCCCTCAACGTCCGGTCCGGCCCGGCCCCCCAGGGCGCGGAACTGGCCCGGCGGCTGCGGGCGCGCGGCGCGGTGCGCATGCTGCGCCGCGACTATCCGGGCATGTGCGCGGACTTCGCGGATGCCTGCGGCCTGGGCGACTGCGAAGGGCTGGCCGTGGCCCGCGCGCAGAACTACTGCCGGACCGGCGCAACGGCAACCCCGGCGCGGCCCGCGCCCGCCACCCTGCCGCCGTCCTTTCTCGCCGCGCCCGCCGGTGAGTCCCCCGCCACATCCAAAGACGCCGGGACGCGCGGGACCGACACATCCGAGGAATCCGCGCCGTGA